A stretch of Candidatus Symbiobacter mobilis CR DNA encodes these proteins:
- a CDS encoding GtrA family protein — MRAVIGWCGRRAPWIQQFVRYGLVGVGALGVDVGAFTLARYGGADLVTANVLGRLLGALAAFAANYAWTFALHAHRAPMLRCGGRYVVLWGAATVLSTLLLHALLALGVQETVGKVLVEAAMPILNFVAARYWVFRQQGMPPEGTAGRIA, encoded by the coding sequence GTGAGGGCAGTGATCGGATGGTGTGGCCGCCGCGCCCCATGGATCCAGCAGTTCGTGCGCTATGGTCTCGTTGGGGTCGGCGCGCTGGGGGTGGATGTAGGCGCCTTCACGCTGGCTCGGTATGGGGGGGCCGATCTCGTCACGGCCAATGTGCTGGGGCGGTTGCTGGGCGCGCTCGCTGCTTTTGCGGCGAACTATGCATGGACATTCGCGCTGCATGCCCATCGTGCCCCCATGCTGCGCTGCGGTGGGCGGTACGTCGTGTTGTGGGGGGCAGCCACGGTGCTCTCCACCTTGCTGCTGCACGCGCTGCTGGCCCTCGGCGTGCAGGAAACGGTGGGAAAGGTACTGGTCGAAGCGGCGATGCCGATACTCAACTTCGTCGCGGCGCGGTACTGGGTATTCCGTCAGCAGGGGATGCCGCCCGAGGGCACTGCTGGCCGCATCGCGTAG
- a CDS encoding reverse transcriptase domain-containing protein encodes MEDFPTHARAHWPAVRQQIREGRYQPQAVRRVEIPKHGGGKRLLGIPTIMDRVIQQAIAQVLTPIFDPTFSESSYGFRPGRNAHQAPSGIGAGG; translated from the coding sequence ATGGAAGACTTTCCCACCCATGCACGCGCACACTGGCCAGCCGTGCGGCAGCAAATCCGAGAAGGGCGATACCAGCCGCAGGCCGTGCGCAGGGTAGAAATACCCAAGCATGGTGGCGGCAAACGCCTGCTGGGCATCCCCACCATCATGGATCGGGTGATCCAACAGGCCATCGCCCAGGTGCTCACGCCGATATTCGACCCGACCTTTTCGGAATCGAGCTACGGCTTTCGACCAGGCCGCAATGCACACCAAGCGCCCAGCGGGATAGGGGCTGGGGGGTGA
- a CDS encoding type II toxin-antitoxin system VapC family toxin — MEAVVYLESSVISYLTARPNRDVIISGRQAITIDWWENQRQRFALRISVLVEEEISRGDYKAAQLRLEAVANIPSLTISSEAARISELLLTRGAIPKGSEEDALHIGIAAAQGVDFLLTWNFKHINNAETREAIIQLVESCGYKCPQLCSPEELGGMSDD; from the coding sequence ATGGAAGCAGTAGTTTATCTTGAGTCGTCAGTAATAAGCTATTTGACAGCTAGACCAAACAGGGATGTTATTATTTCTGGAAGGCAAGCCATTACCATTGATTGGTGGGAAAATCAGCGACAAAGATTTGCGCTTCGCATATCTGTTTTGGTCGAAGAAGAAATTAGTCGAGGCGATTACAAAGCCGCACAGCTTCGCCTTGAAGCTGTTGCTAACATTCCGAGCCTCACTATTTCGAGTGAAGCTGCGAGGATTTCCGAATTGCTGTTGACTAGAGGAGCCATTCCGAAAGGTAGCGAAGAAGATGCTTTGCATATCGGTATAGCCGCTGCTCAGGGTGTCGACTTTTTACTTACTTGGAACTTCAAACATATCAACAATGCAGAAACTAGAGAAGCCATTATTCAACTTGTAGAATCGTGTGGTTATAAATGTCCACAACTATGTTCACCTGAAGAATTAGGAGGAATGTCGGATGATTAA
- a CDS encoding group II intron maturase-specific domain-containing protein has translation MHAHTGQPCDSKFGRYLRAGVLAKSKVAPMSESAFLGFTIQGKKVRWTDKALADFKHRIKKLTARNWGVSMEYRLKKLGQYLRGWTGYFGISQYYRPVPELDEWIRRRIRMCYWKQWRWRRTKIKNLLALGVSLKSAIQHGVSSKSYWQMSRTPVINQALSNVWLQEQGLLSVKDLWCKAQGYMGRKRKTLSSEPTC, from the coding sequence ATGCACGCGCACACTGGCCAGCCGTGCGACAGCAAATTTGGGCGCTACCTGCGCGCCGGGGTGCTGGCCAAAAGCAAGGTGGCACCGATGAGCGAAAGCGCCTTTCTGGGCTTCACGATCCAGGGCAAGAAAGTACGCTGGACTGATAAGGCCCTGGCGGATTTCAAGCACCGCATCAAGAAGCTGACTGCGCGAAACTGGGGCGTTTCCATGGAATACCGGCTGAAGAAACTGGGGCAATACTTGCGGGGGTGGACGGGCTACTTTGGCATCAGCCAGTATTACCGCCCGGTACCCGAACTGGACGAGTGGATCAGAAGGCGCATCCGAATGTGCTACTGGAAACAGTGGCGCTGGCGGCGCACGAAGATCAAGAACCTGTTGGCATTGGGCGTAAGCCTGAAGTCGGCAATTCAGCACGGAGTCAGCAGCAAAAGCTATTGGCAGATGTCCAGAACCCCGGTTATCAATCAGGCCCTATCCAACGTGTGGTTACAGGAGCAAGGTTTGCTGAGTGTGAAAGACCTGTGGTGCAAGGCACAGGGGTACATGGGTAGGAAGCGAAAGACTTTGTCGAGCGAGCCGACTTGTTGA
- a CDS encoding response regulator — translation MIRVVLCDDHAMVRRGIRDTLKEAVDIQVTAEAGSYAEVRSALRTVDCDVLVLDINMPGRDGIEVLASLRDAESPVRVLIVSMYPEDQYALRCLKAGAHGYLNKAGDPAELITAVRTVAQGRKYVTPAVAQMLVDHLHAPASESLHDSLSERELQTLCKIASGKRLADIAEELMLSPKTVSVYRARVLEKLKLTNNSELTVYAIRNGLV, via the coding sequence ATGATCCGTGTCGTTTTGTGCGATGACCATGCGATGGTTCGCCGGGGGATCCGCGACACCCTCAAGGAAGCGGTGGACATCCAGGTCACTGCGGAAGCGGGGAGTTACGCAGAAGTGCGCAGTGCGTTGCGCACGGTGGATTGCGACGTGCTGGTGCTCGACATCAATATGCCCGGCCGCGACGGTATCGAGGTGCTGGCCAGCCTGCGCGATGCCGAATCCCCGGTGCGTGTCCTCATCGTGTCGATGTATCCGGAAGACCAGTACGCGCTGCGGTGCCTCAAGGCGGGTGCGCATGGCTACCTGAACAAGGCGGGGGATCCTGCCGAACTGATCACTGCCGTGCGCACCGTTGCGCAAGGCCGCAAGTACGTCACGCCAGCGGTGGCGCAGATGCTTGTCGATCACCTCCACGCCCCGGCCAGTGAAAGCCTGCACGACAGCCTATCGGAGCGCGAATTGCAAACACTGTGCAAAATCGCCAGCGGCAAACGCCTCGCAGACATTGCCGAGGAGCTGATGCTCAGCCCGAAGACTGTGAGTGTGTACCGCGCCAGGGTGCTCGAAAAACTCAAGCTGACGAACAATTCCGAGCTGACTGTCTACGCCATCCGCAACGGGCTGGTGTGA
- a CDS encoding ATP-binding protein, producing MPTDIDPADAWHLLHLEDSAIDHALVRRELAKSGRAIHIDRVETLADFDAALDGARFDAILADYRLAGFTALDAWQRMHATGSTVPFILLSGAIGEAAAVAAIQTGISDYLSKDDLGRLYHVIDRAIELHQTRIAKELADRELAQSRERLAGFAEHLQHIIEQERAAIAREIHDDIGGALAAIRFDLFWLQRHCPAADAQEHIGTATEMLQQAIEASQRIMRNLRPAILDQGLSAAITWLADSFSRRTGIDTHVAIPHEPEGLPKEVLLVAYRTAQEALTNIAKHAQCSRVQIELSDSGGMLTLEVRDDGIGLTPQDREKQRSFGLRGMVERAKTVEGWVDISSQPGVGTSITLSIPLSASLS from the coding sequence ATGCCTACCGATATCGACCCCGCCGATGCTTGGCATCTGCTGCACCTGGAAGATTCCGCCATTGACCACGCCCTCGTCCGCAGGGAGCTGGCCAAGAGTGGTCGGGCGATCCATATTGACCGGGTGGAAACCCTCGCCGATTTCGACGCGGCGCTGGATGGAGCACGCTTCGACGCCATTCTTGCAGACTACCGCCTGGCAGGCTTTACGGCGCTCGATGCTTGGCAGCGCATGCACGCTACGGGTTCGACCGTGCCCTTCATCCTGCTCTCGGGCGCGATTGGCGAGGCTGCCGCTGTCGCGGCGATCCAGACCGGCATCAGCGATTACCTTTCCAAGGATGACCTGGGTCGGCTGTACCACGTCATCGACCGTGCGATCGAGCTGCACCAGACGCGCATCGCCAAGGAGTTGGCAGACCGGGAACTTGCGCAGTCCCGCGAGCGCCTTGCAGGGTTTGCGGAGCATCTGCAACACATCATCGAGCAGGAACGTGCAGCGATAGCGCGAGAGATTCACGACGACATCGGTGGCGCGCTGGCCGCGATTCGCTTCGATCTGTTTTGGCTACAGCGCCACTGCCCTGCTGCCGATGCGCAGGAACACATCGGGACTGCGACTGAGATGCTCCAGCAGGCCATCGAAGCCAGCCAGCGGATCATGCGCAACCTGCGCCCGGCCATCCTCGACCAGGGGCTGAGCGCGGCGATCACATGGCTGGCCGACAGTTTTTCGCGCCGCACGGGCATCGACACCCATGTCGCCATTCCGCACGAGCCGGAAGGGCTTCCGAAAGAGGTGCTACTCGTCGCGTACCGCACCGCCCAGGAGGCTTTGACGAACATCGCCAAGCACGCCCAGTGCTCCCGCGTGCAGATCGAGCTTTCCGATAGCGGGGGGATGTTGACGCTGGAAGTGCGCGACGACGGTATCGGCCTGACTCCGCAGGATCGGGAGAAGCAGCGTTCTTTCGGGCTGCGTGGGATGGTCGAACGGGCCAAGACCGTCGAGGGTTGGGTGGACATCAGTTCGCAGCCCGGTGTGGGAACGTCGATCACCCTGAGCATTCCCCTGAGTGCTTCCCTTTCCTAG
- a CDS encoding response regulator has translation MSLILAVDDSPSMRKMVTFTLAGAGHQVVEAVDGIDAYEKAQTQPFDLVLTDQNMPRLDGLGLTRKLREHPQFKNIPILMLTTESSDLMKQAGRAAGATGWLVKPFDPVRLIEVIKKVTKS, from the coding sequence ATGTCTCTCATACTTGCTGTCGATGATTCACCGTCCATGCGCAAGATGGTGACATTCACGCTTGCCGGTGCGGGCCATCAGGTAGTGGAGGCCGTCGACGGCATTGATGCCTACGAGAAGGCGCAAACGCAGCCGTTCGACCTGGTACTGACTGACCAGAACATGCCGCGCCTTGATGGGCTGGGGTTGACACGCAAACTGCGCGAACATCCCCAGTTCAAGAATATCCCTATCCTTATGTTGACGACCGAATCCAGCGACCTGATGAAACAAGCAGGTCGCGCTGCAGGAGCTACCGGGTGGCTAGTCAAGCCTTTCGACCCGGTTCGGTTGATCGAAGTCATCAAGAAAGTCACCAAATCCTGA
- a CDS encoding chemotaxis protein CheW, translating into MAEAHAEAGGSGSDFDLSQFYQIFFEEAGENLDLMEQMLLNLNLETADDEVLNGVFRCAHSVKGGAATFGFSDVAELTHQMESLLDRLRRHELQTTSAMVDVLLESADASRSLLARHQSGGMGVAIPTHDLVQRIRVLASGEDAPAAPPPPPPPSPVPMAAPVAVPTPAAKAKNVSRQLVVTISRLAHADLADAIAELFHDIPGLGRIEGIPCDRPDTRMFKIETASTDDDLLDLFAFHVSREQVAIDDQTPVAAPSIAAPAEAAPPVAVVPQSAMPENAKPASATPADEGYGFFDGAPGAPGSQGAVRPTTDADSARSRAGAASARPAPPAIQPEASTIRVAISKVDQLINLVGELVITQAMLAQCSRALDPAVHQQILTGLTDLDRNTRDLQESVMSIRMIPMSIVFSRFPRMLRDLASKLGKKVDFVTQGEATELDKGLVEKIIDPLTHLVRNSCDHGIEMPADRVQAKKPETGTITLSAAHQGGSIVIEVRDDGRGMSRERILVKARERGMDVSDQMTDAEVWQLIFAPGFSTAEIVTDVSGRGVGMDVVKRNITALNGTVDIESSEGYGTRVSVRLPLTLAIMDGMSVGVGDEVYILPLSSVVESFQVQPGAVSTVGQGAQLVKVRDEYMPVIELEKVFQVPRFEMDRSSDIMVVIEAEGSRVVLLVDELLGQQQVVVKNLETNYRKVPNVSGATILGDGKVALILDTAALVRRSRH; encoded by the coding sequence ATGGCAGAGGCACACGCAGAAGCGGGCGGATCAGGCAGCGACTTTGACCTGAGCCAGTTCTATCAAATTTTTTTCGAGGAAGCCGGAGAAAACCTCGACTTGATGGAACAAATGCTGCTCAACCTCAATTTGGAGACTGCGGACGATGAGGTGCTCAACGGCGTCTTCCGCTGCGCCCATTCGGTCAAGGGTGGTGCGGCGACCTTCGGTTTTTCGGATGTGGCAGAGCTGACCCACCAAATGGAATCGCTGCTCGATCGTCTTCGTCGGCACGAACTGCAAACCACTTCCGCGATGGTCGATGTGCTCCTCGAATCCGCCGATGCTTCGCGCAGCCTGCTTGCACGACACCAATCTGGCGGCATGGGGGTAGCCATCCCGACTCACGATCTGGTGCAACGTATCCGCGTGCTGGCCAGCGGCGAAGACGCTCCTGCGGCGCCTCCCCCACCACCCCCTCCCTCTCCTGTCCCTATGGCTGCTCCAGTTGCCGTCCCGACCCCTGCTGCCAAGGCCAAAAACGTGTCCCGGCAACTTGTGGTCACGATCAGCCGTCTGGCCCACGCCGATCTTGCTGACGCGATTGCCGAGCTGTTCCACGACATTCCCGGTTTGGGGCGCATCGAAGGCATCCCCTGTGATCGCCCGGATACCCGCATGTTCAAGATCGAAACGGCGTCGACAGACGACGATCTGCTCGACTTGTTTGCCTTCCATGTCTCCCGCGAGCAGGTGGCGATCGACGATCAGACCCCCGTTGCCGCGCCCTCTATTGCTGCCCCCGCCGAAGCCGCGCCTCCCGTGGCTGTCGTGCCGCAATCTGCGATGCCCGAGAACGCCAAACCGGCATCGGCCACTCCAGCAGATGAAGGGTACGGTTTCTTCGATGGCGCGCCAGGCGCCCCAGGTTCACAGGGTGCTGTGCGTCCCACCACCGACGCCGACTCGGCCCGCAGTCGAGCGGGAGCGGCCTCGGCGCGGCCTGCTCCACCTGCGATCCAACCCGAGGCTTCGACGATTCGCGTGGCGATCAGCAAAGTCGATCAGCTTATCAACCTCGTCGGCGAACTGGTCATCACGCAAGCCATGCTGGCGCAGTGCAGCCGCGCTCTCGACCCCGCAGTGCATCAGCAGATCTTGACCGGGTTGACCGACCTCGACCGCAATACCCGCGACTTGCAAGAATCGGTGATGTCGATCCGGATGATTCCGATGTCGATCGTGTTCAGCCGTTTCCCGCGCATGTTGCGCGACCTCGCCAGCAAACTTGGCAAAAAGGTCGATTTCGTAACCCAGGGGGAAGCCACCGAACTCGACAAGGGATTGGTCGAAAAAATCATCGACCCCCTCACCCATCTGGTACGCAACAGTTGCGACCACGGTATCGAAATGCCTGCAGACCGAGTGCAAGCCAAGAAGCCGGAGACAGGCACCATCACCCTATCCGCCGCCCACCAGGGTGGATCCATCGTCATCGAAGTGCGAGACGATGGGCGCGGCATGTCTCGGGAAAGAATTCTGGTCAAGGCAAGGGAACGCGGCATGGATGTTTCCGACCAGATGACTGACGCTGAGGTATGGCAACTCATCTTTGCGCCGGGTTTTTCCACTGCCGAGATCGTCACCGACGTATCTGGCCGGGGCGTGGGCATGGACGTCGTCAAGCGCAACATCACTGCGCTCAACGGCACCGTCGACATCGAATCATCTGAAGGCTATGGCACGCGCGTGTCCGTTCGTCTACCGTTGACGCTGGCAATCATGGACGGCATGTCTGTAGGCGTGGGTGACGAGGTCTACATCCTGCCACTGTCTTCGGTGGTCGAATCCTTTCAGGTGCAGCCCGGCGCGGTCAGCACTGTTGGGCAAGGTGCGCAGTTGGTCAAGGTGCGCGATGAATACATGCCGGTGATCGAGCTGGAAAAAGTCTTCCAGGTTCCCCGGTTCGAAATGGATCGATCCAGCGACATCATGGTCGTCATCGAGGCCGAAGGCAGCCGGGTCGTTCTCCTCGTCGACGAGTTGTTAGGACAACAACAGGTCGTCGTCAAGAACCTCGAAACCAACTACCGCAAGGTGCCCAACGTGTCGGGCGCGACGATCCTGGGCGATGGCAAAGTGGCGCTCATCCTGGATACCGCCGCGCTGGTGCGTCGTTCCCGCCACTAG
- a CDS encoding chemotaxis protein CheW: protein MGATEKSNATSGAREYLTFRLDREEYGIDILKVQEIRGYESPTRIANAPHFIKGVVNLRGTIVPIVDMRLRFQCEQATYDAFTVVIVLNLHQRIVGIVVDSVSDVMEIAPENMRPAPDVESVIDSDAVVGLGSMGERMLILLDIEKLMSADDMGLNSDLL from the coding sequence ATGGGAGCTACGGAAAAGAGCAACGCCACTTCCGGCGCGCGGGAGTATCTGACCTTCCGGCTCGACCGCGAAGAGTACGGGATCGACATCCTCAAGGTACAGGAAATTCGCGGGTACGAATCGCCCACGAGGATTGCCAACGCCCCGCACTTCATCAAGGGGGTCGTCAACCTTCGGGGGACTATCGTCCCCATCGTCGACATGCGTCTGCGCTTTCAGTGTGAACAAGCCACGTACGACGCATTCACCGTGGTGATCGTCCTCAATCTGCACCAACGCATCGTCGGCATCGTTGTCGATTCGGTCAGCGACGTGATGGAAATTGCGCCCGAAAACATGCGCCCTGCCCCAGACGTGGAAAGCGTGATCGACAGCGACGCCGTCGTAGGTCTAGGCTCCATGGGGGAACGCATGCTCATCCTGCTCGACATCGAAAAACTGATGTCTGCGGACGATATGGGTCTCAATTCCGATTTGCTCTAA
- a CDS encoding CheR family methyltransferase, whose product MAAALPVPPWGESTPTDMQGREFPWCDADFDKVQALIYQRAGISLHDGKHAMVYSRLARRLRETGHRSFSEYLHWLEGHDGPEWQEFINALTTNLTSFFRERHHFDILAEHLQSRPHHGTWKLWCSAASTGEEPYSILMTALEALGSGARVSLVASDIDSKVLATAREGIYRVDGLKNLSEAQLQRFFLRGKDANLGRVRIKPELQRMVQFLSVNLVRDDWPFREPFDVVFCRNVMIYFDSKTQRQVLERIHRVMAPKGLLFVGHAENFSEARDLFVPKGKTVYERLP is encoded by the coding sequence ATGGCTGCTGCGCTACCTGTCCCTCCTTGGGGGGAGTCCACCCCCACCGACATGCAGGGACGCGAGTTTCCCTGGTGCGATGCAGACTTCGACAAGGTGCAGGCGCTGATCTACCAGCGCGCAGGGATCAGTCTGCACGATGGCAAGCACGCCATGGTGTACAGCCGTCTCGCCCGCAGGCTGCGCGAAACGGGGCACCGCAGCTTTTCGGAATACCTGCACTGGCTCGAAGGGCACGATGGGCCGGAATGGCAGGAGTTCATCAATGCGCTCACGACCAATCTGACCTCATTCTTTCGGGAGCGTCACCACTTTGACATTCTTGCGGAACATTTGCAGTCGCGCCCACACCATGGGACATGGAAGCTCTGGTGCAGTGCTGCTTCGACGGGGGAAGAGCCGTATTCGATCCTCATGACCGCGCTGGAAGCGCTGGGATCCGGCGCACGGGTCAGTCTCGTTGCCAGCGACATCGACTCGAAGGTCTTGGCCACCGCACGCGAAGGCATCTACCGCGTCGACGGGCTCAAGAACCTCAGCGAGGCCCAGTTGCAACGTTTCTTCCTACGCGGCAAAGATGCCAATCTGGGCCGCGTTCGTATCAAGCCCGAACTACAGCGGATGGTCCAATTTCTCTCCGTCAACCTCGTCCGGGACGATTGGCCGTTTCGGGAACCGTTCGATGTCGTGTTCTGTCGCAATGTCATGATTTACTTCGACTCCAAGACCCAGAGGCAAGTCCTGGAACGTATCCACCGCGTCATGGCACCCAAGGGACTGTTATTCGTTGGTCACGCCGAAAATTTCAGCGAAGCCCGAGATCTGTTCGTCCCCAAAGGGAAAACGGTATACGAGCGTCTGCCATGA
- the cheD gene encoding chemoreceptor glutamine deamidase CheD, protein MSLMQNTAFASSGHPGATGSASTAPAKPGSAKSPRLERLKTLPRNPGEASFFYSDNHFRYDAVKVLPGEYYVSTEDILITTVLGSCIAACIWDSRVRAGGMNHFMLPDGESTEGMGRYGSYAMELLINQMVKLGGRRETMQAKVFGGGQVMAGFTAMNVGERNTEFVLDYLATERIPIISQDVLDIHPRKVCYFPLSGKALVKRLAHAHPEALVVQERKGNVARVVQSTAGGSVDLF, encoded by the coding sequence ATGAGTCTGATGCAGAACACGGCCTTTGCTTCCTCCGGGCATCCTGGTGCCACGGGGAGTGCATCCACGGCCCCAGCCAAGCCCGGAAGTGCCAAGTCACCGCGCCTGGAACGGCTCAAGACGTTGCCCCGCAACCCCGGCGAAGCTTCCTTTTTTTACAGCGACAACCATTTCCGGTACGACGCCGTCAAGGTCCTGCCCGGCGAGTACTACGTGTCTACCGAAGACATCCTCATCACAACGGTGCTGGGGTCATGCATCGCCGCGTGCATCTGGGATTCCCGGGTGCGTGCGGGGGGAATGAATCACTTCATGCTGCCCGATGGCGAAAGCACCGAGGGGATGGGGCGCTACGGTTCCTACGCGATGGAACTGCTCATCAACCAGATGGTCAAGCTCGGTGGCCGACGCGAGACGATGCAGGCCAAGGTGTTCGGGGGCGGACAAGTCATGGCAGGATTCACCGCCATGAACGTGGGGGAACGCAATACCGAGTTCGTGCTGGACTATCTCGCGACCGAACGCATTCCGATAATCTCGCAAGACGTGCTCGACATTCACCCACGCAAGGTGTGTTATTTCCCCCTCAGTGGCAAGGCGCTGGTCAAGCGCCTTGCCCATGCGCATCCGGAAGCGCTGGTGGTGCAGGAACGCAAGGGGAATGTGGCCCGTGTCGTCCAGTCCACCGCAGGGGGCTCGGTCGACTTGTTCTGA
- a CDS encoding protein-glutamate methylesterase/protein-glutamine glutaminase, translating into MQLKKTRVVVVDDSALVRRLLAEIINRQPDMECVGAANDPLIAREMIRELDPDVITLDIEMPRMDGIDFLGRLMRLRPTPVVMISTLTERGADVTMRALELGAVDFVSKPRIGIVDGLNELATEIVDKVRIAAAARIKRTVAAPAPTQASATAPAQPTAGSALTGRVFTEKLIAIGASTGGTEAIKEVLVPMPANAPAIVITQHMPAGFTTSFAARLNGLCQIAVQEAVDGERILPGHAYIAPGGKQFSITRSGANYVAVVEDGALVNRHKPSVEVLFRSVAQVVGRNAFGVMLTGMGNDGAKAMREMKDAGSYNYAQDESTCVVFGMPKEAIAHGAADEVLPLTQIAPALLGKLGALTDRYRI; encoded by the coding sequence ATGCAATTGAAAAAGACTCGTGTCGTAGTGGTAGACGATTCGGCGCTCGTACGGCGTCTGCTGGCAGAAATCATCAATCGGCAGCCGGACATGGAATGCGTCGGTGCTGCCAACGACCCGCTCATCGCCCGGGAAATGATCCGGGAGCTGGATCCCGACGTCATCACGCTCGATATCGAGATGCCGCGCATGGACGGGATCGACTTTCTCGGCCGGTTGATGCGCCTACGGCCTACTCCTGTCGTCATGATTTCCACGCTGACCGAGCGCGGTGCCGACGTCACGATGCGTGCGCTCGAACTCGGCGCGGTGGACTTCGTTTCCAAGCCCCGCATTGGCATCGTCGATGGGCTCAACGAGCTGGCGACGGAGATCGTCGACAAGGTGCGCATCGCCGCTGCGGCGCGGATCAAAAGGACGGTCGCTGCGCCTGCACCAACGCAAGCATCGGCAACGGCGCCAGCGCAGCCTACAGCCGGATCTGCCCTGACGGGGCGAGTATTTACGGAAAAACTCATCGCCATCGGCGCATCGACGGGGGGGACCGAGGCGATCAAGGAAGTCCTGGTGCCTATGCCTGCCAATGCCCCGGCCATCGTCATCACCCAGCACATGCCGGCAGGGTTCACGACAAGTTTTGCCGCACGGCTCAACGGGCTATGCCAAATTGCCGTACAAGAGGCTGTCGATGGAGAACGCATCCTGCCCGGCCATGCCTACATCGCTCCGGGGGGCAAGCAGTTTTCCATCACGCGCAGCGGCGCCAACTACGTCGCGGTAGTCGAAGACGGCGCGCTCGTCAACCGCCACAAGCCGTCAGTGGAAGTGCTGTTCCGCTCCGTGGCACAGGTCGTCGGGCGCAACGCATTTGGGGTCATGCTCACAGGCATGGGCAACGATGGCGCCAAAGCCATGCGGGAAATGAAGGATGCCGGTAGCTACAACTACGCGCAGGACGAATCCACCTGCGTCGTATTCGGCATGCCCAAGGAAGCCATTGCCCACGGTGCTGCTGACGAAGTCTTGCCGCTGACGCAAATCGCCCCTGCCCTGCTGGGCAAGCTGGGCGCTTTGACTGATCGCTATCGAATTTGA